In a single window of the Methanofollis ethanolicus genome:
- a CDS encoding bifunctional nuclease family protein, with protein MGTMEVQVKGVFLATGAAGAVPAVLLALSAGRSIPIYIGLWEAISINNALNHDVLPRPGTHDLFLAMLECFGIGVVRLHIDDLREGIFYARLISTRDGAEESLDCRPSDGIAIALRAGAPISVEERVATDAGIEEADLPGFVDLATYLS; from the coding sequence ATGGGCACGATGGAGGTGCAGGTGAAGGGGGTCTTTCTGGCGACCGGAGCGGCCGGGGCTGTGCCGGCCGTCCTCCTCGCCCTTTCGGCGGGGAGGTCGATCCCCATCTATATCGGCCTGTGGGAGGCGATATCGATCAACAATGCCCTGAACCATGACGTCCTCCCGCGCCCGGGAACCCATGACCTCTTCCTTGCGATGCTGGAATGCTTCGGCATCGGTGTGGTCAGGCTGCACATCGATGACCTGCGTGAGGGTATCTTCTATGCCCGCCTGATCTCGACACGGGACGGTGCCGAGGAGAGCCTGGACTGCCGACCGAGCGATGGGATCGCGATCGCCCTCAGGGCGGGAGCGCCGATCTCGGTCGAGGAGAGGGTGGCCACGGATGCAGGGATAGAAGAGGCAGATCTCCCGGGTTTTGTCGATCTTGCCACCTATCTCTCCTGA
- a CDS encoding SIMPL domain-containing protein → MRTRTIFLCAALMVLLAAGVWSASAATDTTPEERLIHASGTGEVTTTPDRAVISVAVENEHTDPKEAQAINAREMARVTDALKAAGIAPEDMKTTGYSIRPEYPENDKPFSSQKVTYHVTNTLEITLKDVARAGEIADLAVSNGANRVNNVYFTLSPEKEQQFRGEALINAVQKAKADADVVAAASGVNITGIQDISIGGIYVPFYENTQYRMAMDTKGGVAPVTTPVETGTIKVTASVTIAYIIR, encoded by the coding sequence ATGCGGACACGAACCATTTTCCTCTGTGCCGCCCTCATGGTGCTGCTGGCCGCCGGCGTCTGGAGCGCCAGTGCCGCGACAGACACCACACCTGAGGAGCGACTGATCCATGCCTCGGGAACCGGCGAGGTCACGACCACCCCCGACCGCGCCGTCATCTCCGTCGCCGTCGAGAACGAGCACACCGATCCAAAGGAGGCCCAGGCCATCAATGCCCGTGAGATGGCGAGAGTGACCGACGCCCTCAAGGCCGCGGGCATCGCCCCCGAGGACATGAAGACGACCGGGTACTCCATCCGGCCCGAGTACCCGGAGAACGACAAGCCCTTCAGTTCCCAGAAAGTGACCTACCATGTCACGAACACCCTTGAGATCACCCTGAAGGACGTGGCCCGGGCGGGCGAGATCGCCGATCTTGCCGTATCGAACGGGGCCAACCGCGTCAACAACGTCTACTTCACCCTCAGCCCGGAGAAGGAACAGCAGTTCAGAGGCGAGGCCCTGATCAATGCCGTCCAGAAGGCGAAGGCCGATGCCGACGTCGTCGCGGCGGCCTCCGGTGTGAACATCACTGGCATCCAGGACATCTCCATCGGCGGGATCTATGTTCCCTTCTACGAGAACACGCAGTACAGGATGGCGATGGACACAAAGGGAGGGGTGGCCCCGGTCACGACGCCGGTCGAGACGGGCACTATCAAGGTCACCGCCTCGGTCACCATCGCCTACATCATCCGCTGA
- a CDS encoding NusA-like transcription termination signal-binding factor has protein sequence MERSIGFKERRYIEELRILTRSVAVDCLVDERFDRIIYVIKPGDMGLAIGKKGENIRKMQKVLGKRIEMVEYAEEEKDFITNIFKPAEVVAVRADETGEKLDVFVGEKSHLGIAIGKGGSTVEKARMLVKRFFGHEIGDVILNGEEEEA, from the coding sequence ATGGAAAGAAGCATTGGATTCAAAGAAAGACGATATATCGAGGAGTTGAGGATCCTCACCAGATCTGTTGCAGTGGACTGCCTCGTCGACGAGCGGTTCGACCGGATCATCTACGTCATAAAACCCGGGGATATGGGCCTCGCAATCGGTAAAAAAGGAGAAAATATCAGGAAGATGCAGAAGGTGCTCGGCAAGAGGATCGAGATGGTCGAATACGCCGAGGAGGAGAAGGACTTTATCACCAACATCTTCAAGCCCGCAGAGGTTGTCGCTGTCCGTGCTGACGAGACCGGCGAGAAACTGGACGTCTTCGTCGGGGAGAAGAGCCATCTCGGCATCGCGATCGGGAAGGGAGGGAGCACCGTGGAGAAGGCGCGGATGCTTGTAAAACGCTTCTTCGGCCATGAGATCGGGGATGTCATCCTCAACGGGGAGGAGGAAGAGGCATGA
- a CDS encoding flippase-like domain-containing protein, which translates to MKKSQWKWLGVSIAFSTIVLILVLYFTFDETTLEYLARLNPFYLLLALLAHIVALGFWALRMKAMSRSLGYDVGFFHCLNAVFANLLIAAITPSQAGGEPVRVHELYRAGVSLGDATAVVIMERILDGVVLAAISVVTMVLLGQQWQSLGGGNSTLVYASWAIIATLVLLFVYSVRNPEVLKGWLRRISVWLERRKARRNVEKLNLLLERIDTEVDNFHGGLSRFVNHGKAGLVWGAVFTALFWIVEFGIASIILVGLGEKPYLVESFIAQIIIALLMMIPLTPGGSGIAEVSATSIYGIFVNSSIVGVFVLLWRMIFYYFNIAVGLAASIGILKREVARH; encoded by the coding sequence ATGAAAAAGTCTCAGTGGAAGTGGCTCGGGGTATCCATCGCCTTCAGCACTATCGTGCTCATACTTGTCCTGTATTTTACGTTCGACGAGACCACGCTGGAATACCTCGCACGGCTCAATCCTTTCTACCTTCTCCTTGCCCTGCTGGCCCATATCGTCGCACTCGGCTTCTGGGCCCTCCGGATGAAGGCGATGTCCCGGTCTCTCGGGTATGATGTCGGCTTTTTCCACTGTCTCAATGCGGTCTTTGCAAACCTCCTCATTGCGGCGATAACGCCCTCCCAGGCCGGAGGGGAACCGGTCCGGGTCCATGAACTCTACCGTGCCGGTGTGAGCCTCGGCGATGCCACGGCTGTCGTGATCATGGAGCGGATCCTGGACGGCGTGGTCCTTGCAGCCATCAGCGTCGTCACGATGGTCCTTCTGGGCCAGCAGTGGCAGAGTCTTGGGGGTGGGAATTCGACGCTGGTCTATGCATCATGGGCAATCATCGCCACGCTCGTGCTCCTCTTTGTCTACTCTGTCAGGAACCCGGAGGTGTTGAAGGGCTGGCTGCGGCGGATCTCGGTGTGGCTGGAGCGGAGGAAGGCGAGGCGGAATGTGGAGAAACTGAACCTCCTCCTTGAGCGTATCGATACCGAGGTCGATAACTTTCATGGCGGCCTGAGCAGGTTTGTCAACCACGGGAAGGCGGGTCTGGTCTGGGGAGCGGTTTTCACGGCCCTCTTCTGGATCGTGGAGTTTGGTATCGCCTCGATCATCCTTGTCGGCCTCGGGGAAAAACCGTACCTGGTGGAGTCGTTCATCGCCCAGATCATCATCGCCCTCCTGATGATGATACCCCTGACGCCGGGCGGGTCAGGGATTGCCGAGGTGAGCGCCACCTCGATATACGGGATATTCGTGAACTCGTCGATCGTCGGTGTTTTCGTCCTCCTCTGGCGGATGATCTTCTATTACTTCAATATCGCCGTCGGCCTTGCGGCGAGCATCGGCATCCTCAAGCGCGAGGTGGCCAGGCACTGA
- the hisE gene encoding phosphoribosyl-ATP diphosphatase, translating into MKDLAVIEELWTVINDRAAHPSPDSYVSSLLIHRKGIDKPLEKVGEEATEFILAVKNGVDQRTVEEGADLFFHFLVALKAAGIDFEDVLAELKSRRK; encoded by the coding sequence ATGAAAGACCTTGCCGTGATCGAAGAACTCTGGACCGTGATCAATGACCGCGCCGCACACCCGTCGCCAGACTCCTATGTCTCGTCCCTCCTGATCCACAGGAAGGGCATCGACAAACCCCTCGAAAAAGTCGGAGAAGAAGCGACCGAGTTCATCCTCGCGGTCAAAAACGGCGTCGACCAGAGGACCGTCGAGGAGGGCGCGGACCTCTTCTTCCACTTCCTCGTCGCCCTGAAAGCCGCGGGCATAGATTTCGAGGACGTCCTCGCCGAACTGAAATCCCGGCGGAAGTGA
- the feoB gene encoding ferrous iron transport protein B: protein MKCALVGNPSVGKSLIFNQLTGLGVEVSNYPGTTVELLQGKLCYRRFPLEVVDLPGIYSLDGDSQEEELVRSYLVNEPPDRVVAVLDATRMERNLYLLLQLAEYGIPTVVVLNMIDEAMEQGLSIDRERLSELLGLPVIETAASLGQNIDRIVPAAVHDATVSGLSVPYTPEIEAAVRSMEKMYGAPRLPALQALQGIGHDADLLEGARAIAAEIESRNHMAPGQIIAANRHLCARQICGEVVGAREPDRRFSLDRLLTKSFPGIPILFAVLLSMLLVVFTAGSFIEGVIVEAFSVFLIEPFSALALPPLLHTIGMAALLAIVAGLGIAFPFVFIYYILLSIVEDSGYLTRAAFLADRAMHSLGLHGGAIIPMVMAFGCNVPAVMAAGQLRTTRERTIAAFLITMVPCSARTVIITGIVAAFVGLGAALSVYFIVLTLIILTGIFLARSIPGGQYGMILEMAPLRRPDAALVIKKSWQRIKEFLFIAMPLLLAGSVVLGALDYFGWVAAFSEAVTPISEGLFGLPASATTALLFGILRKEMAFETLAVLAGTADLASVMSAVQLYTFAVISVLFVPCISTIAVLLKEMGARVTVAVSAYTIAIGFCVGALIHLIAG, encoded by the coding sequence GTCGCTCATCTTCAACCAGCTCACCGGCCTCGGTGTCGAGGTCTCGAACTATCCGGGCACGACCGTGGAACTGCTGCAGGGGAAACTCTGTTACCGCCGTTTCCCCCTGGAGGTCGTCGACCTCCCCGGGATCTATTCTCTTGACGGCGATTCGCAGGAAGAAGAACTGGTGCGCTCGTACCTCGTCAATGAACCTCCCGACCGGGTGGTCGCCGTCCTCGACGCCACCCGGATGGAGCGGAACCTCTACCTCCTCCTCCAGCTGGCCGAGTACGGGATCCCGACGGTCGTTGTCCTGAACATGATCGACGAAGCGATGGAGCAGGGACTCTCCATCGACCGCGAGCGGCTTTCAGAACTGCTCGGTCTGCCGGTGATCGAGACCGCCGCCTCCCTGGGGCAGAACATCGACCGGATCGTCCCGGCGGCCGTGCATGACGCGACCGTCTCCGGGCTGTCCGTGCCGTACACCCCTGAGATCGAGGCGGCCGTGCGGAGCATGGAGAAAATGTACGGGGCGCCGCGCCTTCCCGCCCTTCAGGCCCTTCAGGGGATCGGGCACGATGCTGACCTTCTCGAAGGGGCGCGGGCGATTGCCGCAGAGATCGAGTCCCGCAATCACATGGCGCCCGGCCAGATCATCGCCGCCAACCGCCACCTCTGCGCCCGGCAGATCTGCGGCGAGGTCGTCGGGGCGCGGGAACCGGACCGCCGTTTTTCCCTGGACCGGCTGCTCACGAAGTCCTTTCCCGGGATACCGATCCTTTTTGCCGTCCTCCTCTCGATGCTTCTCGTAGTCTTTACCGCCGGATCGTTTATCGAGGGAGTGATCGTGGAGGCCTTCTCCGTCTTTTTGATCGAGCCCTTTTCGGCCCTCGCCCTCCCTCCCCTCCTCCACACCATCGGGATGGCGGCGCTCCTTGCCATTGTCGCTGGCCTCGGGATCGCCTTCCCCTTCGTCTTCATCTACTATATCCTCCTCTCCATCGTCGAGGACTCCGGCTACCTGACGCGTGCGGCTTTCCTTGCCGACCGTGCGATGCACAGCCTCGGCCTTCATGGCGGCGCCATCATTCCGATGGTGATGGCCTTCGGCTGCAATGTGCCCGCGGTGATGGCGGCCGGGCAGTTGCGGACGACGAGGGAACGGACGATCGCCGCGTTCCTGATCACGATGGTCCCCTGCTCTGCGCGGACAGTGATCATCACCGGGATCGTCGCCGCCTTCGTCGGCCTCGGCGCCGCGCTTTCCGTCTATTTCATCGTCCTTACCCTCATTATCCTGACCGGCATCTTCCTTGCCCGTTCGATCCCCGGCGGGCAGTACGGCATGATCCTGGAGATGGCCCCTCTCAGGCGGCCCGACGCCGCGCTCGTCATCAAAAAGTCCTGGCAGCGGATCAAGGAGTTTCTCTTCATCGCCATGCCCCTGCTCCTTGCAGGGAGCGTCGTCCTTGGCGCCCTCGATTATTTCGGCTGGGTCGCCGCGTTCTCCGAGGCGGTCACCCCGATCTCCGAGGGCCTGTTCGGCCTGCCTGCATCGGCCACGACCGCCCTGCTCTTCGGCATCCTCCGGAAGGAGATGGCCTTTGAGACCCTTGCCGTCCTTGCCGGGACCGCGGATCTTGCCTCGGTGATGAGCGCGGTCCAGCTCTACACTTTCGCCGTTATCAGCGTCCTCTTCGTCCCCTGCATCTCGACGATCGCCGTGCTCTTGAAGGAGATGGGTGCGAGGGTGACGGTCGCGGTCTCGGCCTACACGATTGCGATCGGATTTTGTGTCGGGGCACTCATACATCTGATCGCGGGGTAA
- a CDS encoding DUF357 domain-containing protein — MTSPFSGDALEAALDEIVPAVPEGSALARVEACVLRMAESYLSDGRVFAARGDLVNAHASFAYASGWLDAGAYLGLYGGRTVPPSYDFAAHIPPSLAGHLEEKTARYERLLSQALSSVEPAPDAETPMFSAACRVRAAGRAALTDGQGHAGCGRLAEALGWYSYGYGWLDAGVQAGLFAITGSREIFTV; from the coding sequence ATGACCTCTCCCTTCTCCGGCGACGCCCTGGAAGCGGCTCTCGATGAGATTGTCCCTGCCGTCCCGGAGGGATCGGCGCTTGCACGGGTCGAGGCCTGCGTCCTCAGGATGGCTGAGTCGTACCTCTCTGACGGGCGGGTCTTTGCGGCGCGGGGCGACCTCGTGAATGCCCACGCAAGTTTTGCCTATGCCTCTGGCTGGCTGGATGCCGGGGCATATCTCGGCCTGTACGGCGGTCGGACTGTCCCCCCCTCGTACGACTTTGCGGCACATATCCCGCCGTCCCTTGCCGGCCACCTTGAGGAAAAGACTGCCCGGTACGAGCGTCTCCTCTCGCAGGCCCTCTCATCTGTCGAACCGGCACCCGACGCGGAGACCCCGATGTTCTCCGCCGCATGCCGGGTGCGGGCGGCTGGCCGGGCGGCCCTTACAGACGGGCAGGGCCATGCCGGGTGCGGGCGGCTGGCCGAGGCCCTTGGCTGGTACTCCTACGGGTATGGGTGGCTCGATGCCGGGGTCCAGGCCGGACTTTTTGCGATTACCGGCTCACGGGAGATATTCACGGTATGA
- a CDS encoding DUF7504 family protein gives MDRICAGVREIDGRIGEIRPPSNILLLAPPFSDAERLAYALVRPAEADYTVVISTDEDAPSVCTAFGEDDGRVWVLDCITKSVVPGATDTEWVKYVGSPADLTGIGIKFTKILDGVQRAGDAGDAAPGQVRVCVNSLSSFLIYTKLEAIYRFFHIFSARIRRMNGVGVYLLNPESVDEKTVSTLKQLMTGIIEVEACDGDPGVHALRYQDLSGRVSPRVRYHFEGDDLVVEP, from the coding sequence ATGGACAGGATCTGTGCAGGTGTCAGGGAGATAGATGGTCGGATCGGCGAGATCAGGCCGCCCTCCAATATTCTCCTCCTTGCCCCGCCATTTTCCGACGCCGAACGCCTCGCCTATGCCCTGGTGCGCCCGGCAGAGGCCGATTATACTGTCGTCATCTCCACAGACGAGGACGCGCCGAGCGTCTGCACTGCTTTTGGCGAGGACGACGGGCGGGTCTGGGTCCTGGACTGCATCACGAAGAGCGTGGTCCCTGGCGCCACCGACACCGAATGGGTGAAGTACGTCGGCAGTCCGGCCGATCTGACAGGCATAGGGATCAAGTTCACGAAGATCCTGGACGGTGTCCAGAGGGCCGGGGATGCAGGGGACGCGGCGCCCGGGCAGGTGAGGGTCTGTGTCAACTCCCTCTCCAGTTTTCTGATCTATACGAAGCTCGAAGCGATTTATCGTTTCTTCCACATCTTCTCTGCCCGCATCAGGAGGATGAACGGCGTCGGGGTCTACCTCCTCAATCCGGAATCTGTCGACGAGAAGACGGTTTCCACCCTGAAGCAACTGATGACCGGGATCATCGAGGTGGAGGCATGTGACGGCGACCCCGGGGTCCATGCCCTGCGCTACCAGGACCTCTCGGGCAGGGTCTCCCCGCGGGTGCGCTACCACTTTGAAGGCGACGACCTGGTGGTGGAGCCATGA
- a CDS encoding GTP-binding protein translates to MIPIGIPALDEMLGGGIPPGGMALFSLAPGVDGQQLLYSALRSGHGLGRRCLVIVPYTTAGAYCADLSGTPYALSSEENLVFLDASAFDAIHGSRAATPSSEAGAWDDLVTSLAADCGIDTVFLYCNRICDALGTEEALSLFVGMCRRLGLTLYVEYLNLYDRDHLGALSAGIPFDLVLSAGEGFENFLFLNHFRIEHLSWTRAPDMPLPFVVGDDGYLIPYLPKIVVTGPVDAGKTTFIRTLSETSVSSDRISMSGSPTTVAMDVGHLHVTCRGFDLTLMGTPGQEHFGPIIRHLLTNATGVVFMVDGTSTASFGRARAILDEIREMDAPFVVAVNKGDLPERVPDRDLRVALSLPEETPLHPFSALDPDGAMGVLDALVCLITRSTDPA, encoded by the coding sequence ATGATCCCGATCGGTATCCCGGCGCTCGACGAAATGCTGGGCGGCGGCATACCGCCGGGAGGTATGGCGCTCTTTTCTCTTGCCCCCGGTGTCGACGGTCAGCAGTTACTGTACAGCGCCCTCAGGAGTGGGCACGGCCTTGGCCGACGCTGCCTTGTGATCGTCCCGTACACGACGGCAGGCGCGTATTGTGCCGACCTCTCGGGGACGCCCTATGCCCTTTCCTCGGAGGAAAATCTTGTCTTCCTCGATGCCTCCGCCTTCGACGCGATCCATGGGAGCAGGGCGGCCACTCCCTCTTCTGAGGCCGGGGCGTGGGATGACCTCGTCACCTCCCTTGCCGCGGACTGCGGGATCGATACCGTCTTCCTCTACTGCAACCGGATCTGCGACGCCCTCGGGACCGAGGAGGCCCTCTCTCTCTTTGTCGGGATGTGCCGCAGGCTCGGTCTGACCCTCTATGTGGAGTACCTCAACCTCTATGACCGCGACCACCTCGGGGCGCTTTCGGCCGGCATTCCCTTCGACCTGGTGCTCTCGGCAGGCGAGGGGTTTGAGAACTTCCTTTTTCTGAACCACTTCAGGATAGAACACCTGTCCTGGACCCGCGCCCCTGACATGCCCCTCCCCTTCGTGGTCGGGGACGACGGCTACCTCATCCCCTATCTCCCGAAGATCGTCGTCACCGGCCCGGTGGACGCGGGGAAGACCACATTCATCAGGACACTTTCGGAGACGTCGGTCTCGTCCGACCGGATAAGTATGTCGGGGTCACCGACGACGGTGGCGATGGACGTCGGCCATCTCCATGTCACCTGCCGGGGTTTTGACCTCACCCTGATGGGTACGCCCGGTCAGGAGCACTTCGGGCCGATCATCAGGCACCTGCTCACCAACGCGACCGGCGTCGTCTTCATGGTGGACGGCACCAGCACGGCGTCTTTCGGCCGGGCGCGTGCGATCCTGGACGAGATCAGGGAGATGGACGCGCCCTTTGTCGTGGCGGTGAACAAAGGGGATCTTCCAGAGAGGGTGCCTGACCGGGACCTGCGGGTGGCCCTCTCTCTCCCCGAGGAGACGCCGCTCCATCCCTTCTCGGCCCTGGACCCGGACGGGGCGATGGGCGTGCTCGACGCCCTGGTCTGTCTGATCACCCGGAGCACAGACCCGGCGTGA
- the dph5 gene encoding diphthine synthase encodes MLTFIGLGLYDETDLSLKGLERIRQADHVFLEHYTSVLTGATPEKMEALFGKKVRYLYRDDVEGHPESFLALAKDEDVAFLTAGDPMVSTTHIDLRIRASAMGVETAIIHGASIVSAVCGLTGLQNYRFGKSCSLPFPYGKWAPTTPIEVIEHNMAENLHTLVYLDIQPDRYMRIPEAVAMLEKMAADRGISVPLYIGVARAGSPAPVVAAGTAEALAGVDFGGPLHILVVPGELHVMEREYLSAFAGL; translated from the coding sequence ATGCTGACATTTATCGGACTTGGCCTCTATGACGAGACCGACCTCTCCCTGAAGGGTCTGGAACGGATCAGGCAGGCTGATCATGTTTTTCTCGAACACTATACCTCGGTGCTGACCGGGGCGACGCCCGAGAAGATGGAAGCACTCTTCGGGAAGAAGGTGCGGTACCTGTACCGTGACGATGTCGAGGGACATCCTGAGTCTTTTCTTGCGCTGGCGAAGGACGAGGACGTCGCTTTCCTGACGGCAGGTGACCCGATGGTCTCGACCACTCACATCGACCTGCGGATCAGGGCGTCGGCGATGGGGGTCGAGACGGCGATCATCCACGGCGCCTCGATCGTGAGCGCAGTCTGCGGGTTGACCGGGCTCCAGAACTACCGGTTCGGCAAGTCCTGCTCCCTTCCGTTCCCGTACGGGAAGTGGGCGCCGACGACGCCGATCGAGGTAATCGAGCACAATATGGCCGAAAATCTCCACACCCTGGTGTACCTGGACATCCAGCCGGACCGGTACATGCGGATCCCTGAGGCGGTGGCGATGCTGGAGAAGATGGCAGCGGACCGCGGCATCTCGGTCCCGCTGTATATCGGCGTGGCGCGGGCCGGGTCGCCTGCGCCTGTCGTCGCGGCCGGTACGGCTGAGGCGCTTGCCGGCGTGGACTTCGGCGGCCCCCTCCATATCCTCGTCGTCCCGGGCGAACTCCACGTGATGGAGAGGGAGTACCTCTCGGCCTTTGCTGGCCTATGA